Within Bradymonas sediminis, the genomic segment GCGCAGCGCCTCCAAAATATCGCGATGCGGCGCGATCAACCGCTTCATCTCCCACAATTGGCAATTCATGGCGTGAATGCGCATCAACAAATTAGAGTTGGACGGCTCGATCACCTCCACCTCTATTTCGTAGTAAATCTTCTCGAACTCTTCGACCACCGGAAAGCCCGCGTCCACGACACGGTCAATAATCGCGTAGCCCAGATAATCCGCCCCATGACTTCGCATCAATGGGCGCCCCCGGCGCACCCGACTGCGGATCGGCTCGAAATAATCGGCCGCCGCGTCGTCGGTCTGGAAGGTCACCACGAAGCCTCGCCCGACGAACAGACTGATCTGGTCGGCGCTGAGTTGGTCGGTCCAACGCGGCATCTTCAATTGTAATTGAACGCAATTCTCGAAGAAATCGACCTTCGCGCGGTGTTGGATTTCCTGAACGTCCTCCAATGACAACGCCCCGAAGCTAAAGATCTCACCGATTCGCTTCAATAAATTGGCGTCTTCCACCCCGCGAACATCGAGCCACACGACGCTAAATTTCCCCAGATACTCGAGGACTTGCTCGACATCGTCGAGCTCTTGCTCGACGTGCTCCGTCAAGTTGTACGCGATAAGCTTGAGTGTCGGCGGCGGCGCTTCCGGGGTGTGATGCAACTCTCCGGGGCTGTTGCCCGGCTGGGCAGGATCGCCGCGCTTAGAACGCAACGCGCCCAATTTGCGACGCAGGTATTTGGCTGGTTTTTCAACCATTTACGGCCCTTTTAAAAAATCAATCATTCGATACCCAGGCGATCCAACAGCGTCTGCAAGACCTCATAATCGTCGTAAAAAATCTCGACCCTGCCCTTGCCGTTTTTGTCACGCAATTTCACTTTGGTGCCCAGGGCGTGCTGGAGCTGATTGGTGATGTGGCGCGTCTGGGAGTCCTCGCGAAACGGCGACTTCTTGGGCTTCGTCTCCGCCTCATCTGCCGTCTCGCCCTTCATGGACTTGGCCAGCTCCTCGGCCTGGCGCACGGTGAGGTTGAGCTTGATGATGCGCGTGGCGATGCGCCGCGCGATCTCAGGGTCCAGCCCAACGAGCGTGCGCGCGTGTCCCGGCGACAACGCCCCGTTGGCGACCTGGTCACACACCCACTGCGGCAGCGTCAACAGGCGCACCGCGTTGGCCACCGACGAGCGCGATTTGCCGACCTGCTGGGCAATCTCGGCCTGGGTAAACTCGTATTCTTCGAGCAGGCGGGCAAAGGCCGACGCCTCCTCCATCGGGTTGAGGTCCTGGCGCTGCACGTTCTCGACCAGGGCGAGCGCGAAGGCCTCCGAATCGGTGACGTCTTTGACGACCGCGGGGACCTCAAGCTGCCCGGCGAGCTTCGCCGCGCGCCAGCGACGCTCGCCGGCGATCAGCTCGTATCCGCCGCCTTCGGCCTCGCGCACCACCAGCGGCTGGATCAACCCGCTCTCGGCGATACTCGCCGCGAGCTCCTGCAGCGCGACGTCATCAAAATCGCGCCGCGGCTGGACCTCGGCCGGATGAATCTGATCGAGGGC encodes:
- a CDS encoding ParB/RepB/Spo0J family partition protein, with product MSDSTDNSSNPSPSQRRRALGRGLGALIPRQQTTNSPREYQYLALDQIHPAEVQPRRDFDDVALQELAASIAESGLIQPLVVREAEGGGYELIAGERRWRAAKLAGQLEVPAVVKDVTDSEAFALALVENVQRQDLNPMEEASAFARLLEEYEFTQAEIAQQVGKSRSSVANAVRLLTLPQWVCDQVANGALSPGHARTLVGLDPEIARRIATRIIKLNLTVRQAEELAKSMKGETADEAETKPKKSPFREDSQTRHITNQLQHALGTKVKLRDKNGKGRVEIFYDDYEVLQTLLDRLGIE
- the corA gene encoding magnesium/cobalt transporter CorA produces the protein MVEKPAKYLRRKLGALRSKRGDPAQPGNSPGELHHTPEAPPPTLKLIAYNLTEHVEQELDDVEQVLEYLGKFSVVWLDVRGVEDANLLKRIGEIFSFGALSLEDVQEIQHRAKVDFFENCVQLQLKMPRWTDQLSADQISLFVGRGFVVTFQTDDAAADYFEPIRSRVRRGRPLMRSHGADYLGYAIIDRVVDAGFPVVEEFEKIYYEIEVEVIEPSNSNLLMRIHAMNCQLWEMKRLIAPHRDILEALRRRPESLFTEAVQPYLKDCLDHAIQISESVESYHSLGNQLIDFSLSLASQRQNEITKVLTIIATIFIPLTFIAGVYGMNFNPSSSPWNMPELDWPYAYPATLLAMALIAVGLVVYFWRKGWIGTNS